A genomic segment from Sorangium aterium encodes:
- a CDS encoding cation-translocating P-type ATPase yields the protein MTGLTQVEAARRLEEFGPNAIPESAPLPLWRRFVRQFRGPLNFILLFALVFDLGAWLYGGRRGWPVEALAIAAVLVLNAVLGVLQEYRSEHALARLKILAAPVAWTLRDGRLVHIPSRQLVPGDVVRVEAGERIPADGTLLEGLGVMIDESVLTGESIPVDKSLGAEVYSGTLLARGTGFLRVTGTGARSTMGRLAAVLGQIQADKTPLERRLDVLGDRITRWVGTLAALLLALGLIAEGLAHFVEVMIFAVALGVAAVPEGMPAVVTATLALGVQHMARRHAVVRRLSAVEALGSVTVIATDKTGTLTDNRMSVAALESDDPEAALAVLVFANDADAQAGAGDPLELGLLEYARSRRIDALAVRQAHPRLASRPFDSAWKFMRVTVASPTGPVSYFKGAPEVLLARAELSPEGRARWAQRAEEGAARGYRVLALARAPGEREDALEFLGLVMLWDPPRREVPEAIRKVQEAGVRVLMITGDHPATARAVAEAVGMASTEMLTGADIERLPVEDLRRAVRRVGVFARMSPEDKLRLVEALKADGNIVAVTGDGVNDAPALKRADVGIAMGQRGSDVAREVADLVLLDDNFASIVGAIEEGRGIHENIQKFIRYTFSTNVALVLLVVTGVIGSYVLGLRDESGMLLLPLTAFQILWINFVGDGPPALALALDRNPDVMSRPPRPPKSPLLDGPSAAFILATGGLKGSIGILLMTLVPRWGYGPVAIQSVLFLYESIVKLVSAYPSRRMVRPSRHNLTLHLSIGLGILLQLLTILVPALRRVLGLERLDVRAMVVLAIAIAATWAVAELVSWLIWRQLAARYVPREASRSS from the coding sequence TTGACGGGTCTCACCCAGGTGGAAGCGGCACGTCGCCTGGAGGAGTTCGGCCCCAACGCAATCCCGGAGTCCGCACCTCTGCCGCTCTGGAGGCGGTTTGTCCGACAGTTCCGAGGCCCGCTCAACTTCATCTTGCTCTTCGCCCTCGTGTTCGATCTCGGCGCCTGGCTCTACGGGGGCAGGCGAGGGTGGCCCGTCGAGGCGCTGGCCATCGCGGCCGTGCTCGTGCTCAACGCGGTGCTCGGGGTGCTCCAGGAGTACCGTTCGGAGCACGCGCTCGCGCGGCTCAAGATCCTCGCCGCCCCCGTCGCCTGGACGCTTCGTGATGGGCGCCTCGTGCACATCCCAAGCCGCCAGCTCGTCCCAGGAGACGTCGTCCGCGTCGAAGCGGGCGAGCGGATCCCGGCCGACGGGACCTTGCTCGAGGGGCTCGGCGTCATGATCGACGAGTCGGTGCTGACGGGCGAGTCGATCCCGGTCGACAAATCGCTGGGCGCCGAGGTCTACAGCGGGACGCTCCTCGCTCGGGGCACGGGCTTCCTCCGCGTTACCGGGACCGGCGCCCGGAGCACCATGGGGCGGCTCGCCGCGGTGCTCGGCCAGATCCAGGCCGACAAGACGCCGCTCGAGCGTCGTCTCGACGTGCTCGGCGACAGGATCACCCGCTGGGTGGGAACACTCGCGGCGTTGCTCCTCGCCCTGGGGCTCATCGCCGAGGGTCTCGCGCACTTCGTGGAGGTCATGATCTTCGCGGTCGCGCTCGGGGTCGCCGCCGTGCCCGAGGGCATGCCGGCGGTGGTGACAGCGACGCTCGCCCTCGGGGTCCAGCACATGGCGCGGCGGCACGCTGTCGTACGGCGCCTGAGCGCGGTCGAGGCCCTCGGTTCGGTCACGGTGATCGCGACCGACAAGACTGGCACGCTGACCGACAACCGCATGTCGGTGGCCGCCCTCGAGTCCGACGATCCCGAGGCGGCTCTTGCCGTCTTGGTGTTCGCGAACGACGCCGACGCGCAGGCCGGCGCGGGCGATCCGCTGGAGCTCGGGCTGCTCGAGTACGCGCGCTCGCGAAGGATCGATGCGCTCGCGGTGCGGCAAGCGCACCCCAGGCTCGCAAGCCGTCCGTTCGACAGCGCCTGGAAGTTCATGCGGGTCACCGTCGCATCCCCGACCGGGCCGGTGAGCTACTTCAAGGGCGCGCCCGAGGTGCTGCTCGCGCGCGCGGAGCTGTCGCCCGAAGGTCGAGCGCGGTGGGCCCAGCGAGCGGAGGAGGGGGCCGCGCGGGGTTACCGCGTCCTCGCCCTGGCACGCGCCCCGGGCGAGCGGGAAGACGCCCTCGAATTCCTCGGCCTCGTGATGCTCTGGGACCCGCCGCGGCGGGAGGTACCCGAGGCGATACGCAAGGTGCAGGAGGCGGGCGTGCGGGTCCTGATGATCACCGGCGATCACCCGGCGACGGCCCGCGCCGTCGCCGAGGCCGTCGGGATGGCGAGCACGGAGATGCTCACCGGGGCCGACATCGAGCGCCTCCCGGTCGAGGATCTGCGGCGAGCCGTGCGCCGGGTGGGCGTGTTCGCCCGCATGAGCCCGGAGGACAAGCTCCGTCTCGTGGAGGCGCTGAAAGCGGATGGGAACATCGTCGCCGTGACGGGCGACGGCGTGAACGACGCACCCGCGCTGAAGCGGGCAGACGTGGGGATCGCGATGGGGCAGCGCGGCAGTGACGTCGCCCGCGAGGTGGCCGATCTCGTGCTGCTCGACGACAACTTCGCCTCGATCGTGGGCGCCATCGAGGAGGGACGCGGCATCCACGAGAACATCCAGAAGTTCATCCGGTACACCTTCTCGACCAATGTCGCGCTCGTGCTGCTCGTGGTCACCGGCGTGATCGGCTCGTACGTCCTCGGTCTCCGGGACGAATCGGGCATGCTCCTCTTGCCACTCACGGCGTTCCAGATCCTGTGGATCAACTTCGTCGGCGACGGCCCGCCCGCGCTGGCGCTGGCCCTCGACCGCAACCCCGATGTCATGAGCCGACCGCCGCGCCCGCCGAAGAGCCCGCTGCTCGATGGACCATCGGCTGCGTTTATCCTGGCCACGGGAGGGCTCAAGGGCTCGATCGGGATCCTGCTGATGACGCTCGTGCCGCGCTGGGGGTACGGGCCCGTCGCCATCCAGAGCGTCCTCTTCCTGTACGAGTCAATCGTCAAGCTCGTCTCCGCGTACCCCTCGCGTCGAATGGTGCGCCCGTCGCGGCACAATCTCACCCTGCATCTGTCGATCGGCCTCGGGATCCTGCTGCAACTGCTGACGATCCTCGTCCCCGCGCTGCGGCGCGTCCTCGGGCTCGAGCGGCTCGACGTCCGGGCGATGGTCGTGCTGGCGATCGCCATTGCCGCCACCTGGGCCGTGGCCGAGCTCGTCAGCTGGCTTATCTGGCGGCAGCTCGCCGCGCGCTACGTTCCGCGGGAGGCGAGCCGATCCTCATGA
- a CDS encoding ketopantoate reductase family protein: MKIAIVGAGRIGSTFAFQLARAGHEVTVIARGERLEQLRRDEAIVSATGERAAVRVSAALDATAAWDLVLVTVLAHQVDAVLPALAESAARSVMFMFNTFEPLGRLRDAVGPARFAFGFPAILATLEDGKLTSKVVTRGMVTTVTDAAWAKVFTDAGIPAVVHSDMESWLRTHAALAAPVMVAFITAHARKAGVSWAEAMNLARATEEGLRVVRRLGNTITPEPMVMLSRLPTPAVAALLWGLSRIDAARKTGAVGPGEPRALIDAMAAAAPGQTPTLLAIRP, encoded by the coding sequence ATGAAGATTGCCATTGTCGGCGCCGGTAGGATTGGAAGCACCTTTGCCTTTCAGCTCGCGCGAGCGGGGCACGAGGTGACGGTGATCGCCCGTGGAGAGCGGCTGGAGCAGCTGCGGCGGGACGAGGCGATCGTGAGCGCCACGGGGGAGCGCGCGGCGGTGCGCGTGAGCGCTGCGCTCGACGCGACGGCAGCGTGGGATCTGGTCCTCGTGACGGTGCTCGCGCACCAGGTGGACGCGGTGCTCCCTGCGCTGGCCGAGAGCGCGGCGAGGTCCGTGATGTTCATGTTCAACACCTTCGAGCCGCTGGGCCGCCTCCGAGATGCGGTGGGCCCGGCGCGCTTCGCCTTCGGCTTCCCTGCGATCCTGGCGACCCTCGAGGACGGCAAGCTGACGTCGAAGGTCGTCACCCGAGGCATGGTCACCACGGTGACGGACGCGGCGTGGGCGAAGGTCTTCACGGACGCCGGCATTCCCGCCGTCGTGCACTCCGATATGGAGAGCTGGCTGCGCACGCACGCGGCGCTCGCCGCGCCGGTGATGGTGGCTTTCATCACGGCGCACGCGCGAAAGGCAGGCGTGTCGTGGGCAGAGGCGATGAACCTCGCGCGCGCCACGGAGGAAGGGCTCCGCGTGGTCCGTCGCCTTGGAAACACCATCACGCCGGAGCCGATGGTGATGCTGAGCCGCTTACCAACGCCGGCGGTGGCCGCGCTCCTGTGGGGGCTCAGCAGGATCGACGCCGCCCGCAAGACGGGCGCCGTCGGGCCTGGCGAGCCGCGCGCGCTGATCGACGCGATGGCCGCCGCGGCGCCTGGTCAAACGCCGACGCTGCTCGCGATCAGACCCTGA
- a CDS encoding TetR/AcrR family transcriptional regulator: MPYDSAATKKRLLDAALDEFAERGLAGARVDRIAERASANKQAIYAYFGSKEGLFRSVLEARCQSAFDAVPFDPSDLPAFVVGVFDHLVENPKSVRMMMWRQLELPDEVPHDVATAKVQELAAAHDLGTAQKPCAEDLFVILLGLSMSWFSCAPNQPAAKGSAAEQRLHAFRRSLVTAVDAVVKAMVQQKR, encoded by the coding sequence ATGCCTTACGATTCGGCGGCGACCAAGAAGAGGCTCCTCGACGCTGCGCTCGATGAGTTCGCCGAGCGAGGGCTGGCCGGCGCGCGGGTGGACCGCATCGCCGAGCGGGCCTCGGCGAACAAGCAGGCCATCTACGCCTATTTCGGGTCCAAGGAGGGCCTGTTCCGCAGCGTGCTCGAGGCGCGGTGCCAGAGCGCGTTCGACGCCGTGCCCTTCGACCCGTCGGACCTCCCGGCCTTCGTCGTCGGCGTCTTCGATCACCTCGTCGAGAACCCGAAGAGCGTGCGGATGATGATGTGGAGGCAGCTCGAGCTGCCCGACGAGGTGCCGCACGACGTCGCGACCGCCAAGGTCCAGGAGCTCGCCGCGGCCCACGACCTCGGGACGGCGCAGAAGCCATGCGCCGAGGACCTGTTCGTCATCCTCCTCGGGCTGTCGATGTCCTGGTTCAGCTGCGCTCCCAACCAGCCGGCAGCGAAGGGATCGGCGGCGGAGCAGCGGCTCCATGCCTTCAGGCGCTCGCTGGTCACGGCGGTCGACGCGGTCGTGAAGGCGATGGTGCAGCAGAAGCGATAG
- a CDS encoding NADH:flavin oxidoreductase gives MADPQPNKNDDVSALFKPFELKGLTLKNRFVMAPMTRQRSPGNAPGEPNVEYYTRRAAGGVGLILSEGTVVERPGKLHLRDVPHFYGERALDGWKKVIDSVHRAGGKMAPQLWHVGLAKQDPNGHEEPAALEGPANMSRDDVHATVRAFGKAAADAKRLGFDAIELHGAHGYLIDQFFYEVTNQRTDEYGGKTIGERNRFAVEVLEAVREAVGPEMVVILRLSQWKVGAYDNKIAKTPKEMEQWLLPLVEAGADVLHLSQRRYWEPEFAGSDLNAAGWAKKITGKPTITVGSVGLSGDLFGNFAGEASAPQGLGELVRRFERGDFDLVAVGRPLLGDPAWVEKIKAGRTSELTEFTKESLGRYF, from the coding sequence ATGGCGGATCCGCAACCGAACAAGAACGACGACGTCAGCGCGCTCTTCAAGCCATTCGAGCTGAAGGGGCTGACGCTCAAGAATCGATTCGTCATGGCGCCGATGACGCGCCAGAGATCGCCGGGCAACGCGCCGGGCGAACCGAACGTCGAGTACTACACCCGGCGCGCCGCCGGAGGCGTCGGGCTGATCCTGTCGGAAGGAACGGTCGTCGAGCGGCCGGGCAAGCTTCACCTCCGCGACGTCCCCCACTTCTACGGCGAGCGGGCGCTGGACGGCTGGAAAAAGGTCATCGACAGCGTGCACAGGGCGGGAGGGAAGATGGCGCCCCAGCTATGGCACGTCGGGCTCGCGAAGCAGGATCCGAACGGCCACGAGGAGCCCGCGGCCCTGGAAGGCCCGGCCAACATGTCCCGCGACGACGTGCACGCCACCGTGCGGGCCTTCGGCAAGGCCGCGGCCGACGCGAAGCGCCTCGGCTTCGATGCCATCGAGCTCCATGGCGCCCACGGGTACCTCATCGATCAGTTCTTCTACGAGGTGACGAACCAGCGCACCGACGAGTATGGAGGAAAGACCATCGGCGAGAGGAATCGCTTCGCCGTGGAGGTCCTCGAGGCCGTTCGAGAGGCCGTCGGGCCAGAGATGGTGGTGATCCTCCGCCTCTCGCAGTGGAAGGTCGGCGCGTACGATAACAAGATCGCGAAGACGCCGAAGGAAATGGAGCAGTGGCTATTGCCGCTCGTAGAGGCGGGCGCCGATGTGCTCCACCTCTCCCAGCGGCGCTACTGGGAGCCCGAGTTCGCCGGCTCCGATCTGAACGCCGCGGGATGGGCGAAGAAGATCACCGGCAAGCCCACCATCACCGTGGGGTCGGTCGGCCTGTCCGGCGATCTCTTCGGGAACTTCGCAGGCGAGGCCTCCGCGCCCCAGGGGCTCGGTGAGCTCGTGCGCCGCTTCGAGCGCGGTGATTTCGATCTCGTCGCCGTCGGGCGCCCCCTGCTCGGCGACCCGGCCTGGGTGGAGAAGATCAAGGCCGGCCGGACCTCGGAGCTGACGGAGTTCACCAAGGAGAGCCTTGGCCGGTACTTTTGA